The Nocardia vinacea genome contains the following window.
GTCGCCATGCCCGCGACCAGCGCGACATGCGCCTTGCGCGGATCGTCGGTGAGCAGATGAAGGCCCGCGGAGATCGCGGCATGCGCTTTGGCCCGGGTGTCGGCGGGTGCGGTCTGCAGCGCACCGATGATCGCCCCGGCCAGTTCCTCCGCGATCCGATCTATGAGCGCGGCCAGCACCGCGTCGCGGCTGTCGAAGCTTTCGTAGTAGTAGCGCTCGTTCAGTCCGGCCTGCGCGCATAACCCGGAGACGGTGAGCTTGGTGATGCCCTGGGTGCCGATGATCTCCAGTGCGGCATCGAGCAGCGCCGCGCGTCGCTGGGCGCGGCGCTCGTCGGCGGAGACGCCGCCGTAGGTCCGTTTTGCAGTCCCACCGCTCCCCGCGGACTTGCTACGCGCTGATCCACCGGTCGCTCGACCACTACCTCTCGCGGACTCGTTACCGGATGCTCGCCCGCCCGTCGCCCGGCCATCACTCCTCGCGGACTCGTCACGGGATGCTCGCCCGCCCGTCGCTCGACCACCGCCCTTCGCCGACCCGCTACGCGATGCTGTCACATGGCGATTCTGGCACGGGTGCGGCTGGGGCCGACCGGATCGCGGTCCGATGTGGTAGGTGGTCGCGGCCCGGATCCGGTCCGGACGCAATCTGGTGGTAGCTATTGCCAGATCTAGAGTTCTGGGGGATTCTGTTGCCAGATGCTGTGGAGTCCTGGCCCGCCGAGATGGCCGGTCACCGACTCCCATGGCACGCGCTCAACGAGGAGGCAGCGATGTCCCAGCCCGGCTACTTCGCCGATAATTCGATGGCCCGACGGGTCATGAGCAAGCGCGCGGTGGGTCTCACCTACGGCCAGCGTGCCCTGGTGATCGGCGCGGTCAATCCGCTGCTGTATGTCGGAACCGCCGAGAACACCGAGCATCGGATGACTCCGTACTCGCGACTCGCGTTGACCGGCAAGCTCTTCGAGGCCGTCTTCCTCGGGAGCAAGGACGAGGCGGATCGCGCGCTCGCCTTCACCGCCAAGAAGCACACGAAGGTCGTCGGCGAACTGCCCGAGGACGCGGGCCGGCACCATCCGGCGGGAACCGGCTACTCCGCATTCGACCCGCACCTGATGTACATGACCATGGCCTTCGCCTTCGACTCGGCCGAGGTGATGCACGATCTGCTGGTCCGCCCGCTGACCGGCGGCGAACGCGAGGGCCTGTACCAGGACTACGTCCGCTGGGGTGAACTGTTCGGCATGCCACGCGAGGCCGCGCCCGGCAGCTACCCGCTGTTCCGCAAATCCTTCGACGACTACCTAGCCTCGGACGAGCTGTTCCTCACCGATGAGGCCAGGCTGGTCGGTTCGTATCTGGCCGGTCAGCGCACGCCCTATCCGCAGCGCGGGCCGATGCGCCAGGTCGTCGACGCGTTCTACCTGCTGGTGCAGGGCAGTCTGCCGCCGCGCATCCGCGATATGTACGGGATGCGCTGGGGGCTGCCCGAGCAAATCGCGTTCCGCGCGCTCGCCCAGGGCGTACGCACCGCGCATATCGCCCCACCGCTTGTTCCGCCGGTGCTGCGCGGGACGCTGGCCGGTCCGAGCGCGCCGGTCTACAAGCTGTTGTCCAAGCGGGAACGCGAACTGCACAGCACCGGCCGCCCGAGCATGCCCGGTGTCGACCCACGCAACTGGGCGGCGCGAAATTCCGCGTGACCGCGGCGTGAGCGACGGGCCCGGAGGCGGTAGCGCAGCGTAACCACGGAGGGACCCGCGAACGCCGCTGATCGAACACCGCATGCGAAGATCGGGATATGTCCAGTCCTGCTCAGACGAACCCGGCCGCTGAACGCAAACAGCGGGTGCTGTCCGGGATCCAGCCCACCAGCGCGTCCTTCCATCTCGGCAACTACCTTGGCGCGCTGCAGTACTGGGTGACCATGCAGGACGACTACGACGCGCTCTACTTCATCCCGGATATGCACGCCATCACCGTGTCGCAGGATCCGAAGGAACTGCGCAGGCGCACCAAGGCGGCGGCCGCGCAGTTGCTCGCGCTCGGCATCGACCCCAAGCGCTCCACGCTCTTCGTGCAGAGCCAGGTACCCGAGCATGCCGAGCTGACCTGGGTGCTCAGCTGCATCACCGGATTCGGTGAGGCCAGCCGGATGACCCAGTTCAAGGACAAGTCGGTCAAACAGGGTGCGGAGAACGCCAGCGTCGGACTGTTCACCTATCCGGTGCTGATGGCCGCGGACATCCTGCTCTACCGTGCGCATCAGGTGCCGGTCGGCGAGGATCAGCGCCAGCATCTCGAGCTGACTCGAAATCTGGCTCAGCGCTTCAATACTCGGTTCAAGAAGACGTTCGTGGTGCCGGAGGCGCATATCGTCAAGGGCACCGCGAAGATCTACGACCTGCAGGATCCGACCTCGAAGATGAGCAAGTCGGCCTCCACCGACGCCGGTCTGATCAACCTGCTCGACGATCCGAAGATCACCGCCAAGAAGATTCGCTCCGCGGTCACCGATACCGAGCGCGAAATCCGCTACGACCCGGAAAACAAGGCGGGTGTCAGCAATCTGCTGGTGATCCTGACTTCGCTGAGCGGCACCCCGATTGTCACGCTGGAACGCGACTATGCCGGTAAGGGTTACGGCGATCTGAAGTCCGACGTCGCCGACGCGTTGGTCGAATTTGTCACCCCGCTGCGGGCGAAGGTGGAAGAGTATTTGTCAGATCAGGGTGAACTCGACCGCATCCTCGACGCAGGTGCCGAGCGGGCGCGCGAGATTGCCGGCAACACTCTGGCGCAGGTTTACGACCGGGTGGGGTTTTTGGCTCGCTAGCTGGGGAATACCGCTAGCGACCGCTTGTCGACCATCACCGCGCGGTCTCTGTTGAAGGGGCGTGACAGATGCAGGTGATCGACAACATCAAGGCGGCGCTCGAACGGCGGATCCAGTCGCGGCCGTGGCTGGATCATCTGATCCGCGCGGGCGGAAATTATCAGCGGCAACGCGGCGATTACTACGCGGCCGGGATCACGTATTTCACAGTGCTGTCGCTGTTTCCGCTGTTGATGGTCGCCTTCGCGATCGCGGGCTCCGTACTGTCGGGCGACCCGGAAATGCTCACCGAACTGCGGAACAAGATCATCGAGAACATTCCGGGATCACTCGGCGGCCAGCTCAATGATCTGATCGATCAGGCGGTCCGATCGCGCGGCGCGGTCGGCACGCTCGGTCTGCTCGTCGGTGTCTACACCGGACTCGGCTGGATGGCGAATCTGCGGGCGGCACTGACCGAACAGTGGGAACAGAAGACCCCGGAGGGCAATTGGTTCCTGAGCAAGCTTTCCGACCTCGGTGCATTGATCGGGCTCGGCTTGGCCTTCGTGGCCTCGATCGGTCTGTCCACCCTGGCGTCGAGCACCCTCGGCGCGCGGCTGCTGATCACTTTCCGCCTGTCGGAGTTGCCCGGTGCGCGGCTGATCCTGGTGCTCATTTCGATACTGCTCGGCTTCCTCGCCTCATGGGCAGTGTTCGTCTGGATGATCGCCCGCCTGCCCCGCGAGCCGGTCACCTTGCGCAGTGCCGCACGCGCGGCGGCACTGGCCGCGGTGGTCTTCGAAATCTTCAAATACGTCGCGTCGTTCTACCTGCAGATGGTGCTGCACAGCCCTGCGGGCGCGGTATTCGGATCAATCATCGGCCTGATGGTGTTCAGCTACACCACCTATCGCATCCTCTTATTCGCAACCGCTTGGGCCGCAACGGCATCGGAGAACGAGATCGAAGCCGAAATCCCCCCACCCGCCCCTGCCGTGATCAAGCCTCGCATGGGCGCGCCCGGCCTCTCGATGGGCACGGGAGCTGCTTATTTCGGTGTGGGCGCCCTTGCGGCGTTTGTGCTTTCAGGGTTGCGTCGACGCTGACATGGAGTGGTGTGAGTCGCTGACCCGGATAGATCCCCGGATCACCCCCAACCTCGCAACATCTCCGGCCTCTGCGGATCTCCCTATTTTGGGAACTCTTCGATTTGGATGCTCCAGTAGGTGTCGCTTTCCGTTGCTCCCACTGCCATTCGCTCCACGGCTTTCACCTCGGACTCTGGTGTTGCGCCCCTATAAGCCGCGTACCGTGGGTTGCGGTCACTGTATGCGAACACGACTTTGCCATTATTGACGAATACTTGTATGAGAGAGTCGGACGTAAAAGGGAGACCCGACCAGTCCAATCCCTTCGTCCCGAGACCATCGTTGAGGCTTTCTTCTGTGGCGGACGAAAAGCTGTACATTCGGTCCCACGAACCCACCGGAATCCCGGATTCGGTAATGAGGTCCCCGAGTCGAGCTGTGCCATGAGAGTTCCGAACACGTTCGAATGCTTCCGCCAGCGCTGGACTCTCCTGTTCGACGATGACTTTTTCGTCGGACGACGACAGATCGCAGCCGGCGGGCAGGAGCAGGATTGCCGCCAGCCCGAGTACAGAGAGCAGACGCATACTGGGGGGCAGATTACTCCGCATGAATTCCTAACTGAGCTAGATCATTTGGGTGACAGTCATTTCTCTGCCACAGGGGCGCCCGGCAAGCGTCTGTCCGGCTGGTCGTCGAAGGCTGCCGAGTTCACGGCCTCGCCGATCTTCACCTGGTTGGTCCAGTTCAGATTCATATTCTTGTCGATCAGTACTGTGTCGCCTCGCAAGACAGCTTCTTTGACGACATCGCTCAAGTCGCTGCCAAAGGGGCTGTACCCATTTTTTGTCGGATTGTCGACGGCAATCTTGCGCCCGACCTCGTTGTTGTACAGGTCCATCGCCTCGCGCACCGACCGGTTGTCGTCTCGCATCTCGTGCTTCGAGGTGTATTCCTTGGTCCAATCCTCGCCGAATTCACGGGTCAACAGGGCATTCCAGTAGGCATGGCGGAACGCGTCGGTATGGTTGTCCTGGTTATTCATAACAGGCTTGCCGTCCTTATCGAACACAGGGTTGCCTGCGGCATCCAGCATCTGTACCGGAGGAAAGGCCTTTTCGGCTTCCTCCTGCGCTTTCTCAGAAATCTGTTTGAATTGCCACTGGTCCCAAAGGCTCAAGTTGTTCAGCATTTCCGCCTCCGCAGCGGTGACCTGCTTGGGCTCGATGTCGATCGTTCCTAGGGACCACTTCTTCCACTGCGCAATCTTGTCGGTGTCAGGCCACATCACGTAGCGCTTGTCACCGTCATCGACTTGGTATGAGGTCACGATGGTTTCGAGGTCACTACCCAGCGGCACCGGAACATCAGCGAACACCTTCTCGATCGCTTCCCGGGCAGCCCCCGCGGCATCGCCAGCCTCCCGGAGGCACTTCTTGATCTTGTCCTCGTACTGGTTGGCGACACGCGTCACCACCATCCTGGCGATTATCGGACTGCGGATGTCGTTTTCCTGCGCAATCCATGCGAGGACGTCTTCGGAGAAGCTAACCGTGCCGTCCTCAGCGACGGTGAACCGCGCGTCCTCGGCATCATGAATCACGTTGACCGCAGCGGATTTGGCGAAACTGAGCGAGGCGATGATCTGTGACGTGGATTGCTGAGCGTTGTCGAAGGCCGAAACCACCTTCGACAACGACGATTTAGCTTCGTCACCCTTCCATCGCATCGAGTCTCCGGCGCCTCCGCGCCAGAAACCCGGGGAATCCGCGAGCTGCTGGGAGACGACGGTGCGCTGCTCGGTGATCTTCTGTGCGCCTTGGCCCCATTCCCCAGCTTGGGAGGTCAACGCATCGAAGGTCCAGCTGCGGATTTGAGTCTTCGTCGGCGGTACCCAGCTCATCGCGGACCGGACTCCAGCGATTCGGACAAGTCGGCGATTCGCTGCGCCTGCTCTTGTTGCTGCCTGTTGTACTCCGCGATGCAGATACCCGCCGAGCCGTTGATCTCCTTCAACTGGACGTTGACACCGCGGACGCTGAGCTCGGCCCGTGCACCGGCCTTCATGAAGGCGTGCCCGAGGCCGGAGCCGGGCAGCGCATCCTCGATAGCCCACAGGAAAGTCGTCGCCTTCACGGCAGCAAGTGCGACATGCGCTGTGTTCAACACGGCAACCATGCCCTCGAGCGCAGCCTGATCCACATACAGATCGGACACGCGCGACCCCCTCACCACGAATCTTGTCCCACGAAATGTGTTGCTACGGTAGCACGGTCGTACCAGCCACGATGGGGAGCGCGCAGTGCAGTTGTACCCGAACAACGGTGATATCGACCCGATCACCAATCAGATGGATGCCGTGCAACGCGCCCTGATGACCGACCGGTCCACCGCATCGCGCTACGGGGTTGCGGTTGACGTGCTCGCGGACGGAACGCTTCAAGCAGTTCGAATCGACGAGAGCGTCACACCTTTCGGAGCCGAACTGGGCAATCTGATCACCGAGCTCGTGCACGAGGCCCTGGACCAGGCTCGCGGGAATGTGCGTGAACGTCTCGCCGAACTCAGCGCAGACCCGCGCATGGCAGCGGCGGTCGAGACCCTCGGGCTGGCCGCGGAACGCCCGTACCCGGTCCCATCCGAGCCTACGGCGAGGCACGAACCGTCCGACGACGAGCTCACCGAAGAAGAATTGATCGAGCAGAACCAGCGGCGCAACCAGTCGTACTGGTAGGAGCTCGAGCCGCCTCTGAACGCCTGCGGCGCAGGATGATTCGGATCGGCTGAGTTCGGACAGACGTGTGCGGACGAGATCGGTGACGCGACTGCACAGCATCTTGTGCACTGGTCGGGGGCCGACTACGACCAGGCCGAGGCCATCGCGCACCGTCAGCAGCAGGTCAGAGAATCGGCCTGGGCCGGTGGTAGTCCGCCCAGTTCGAGGCCCTCCCGTCAGCGTCTCCGCAGCCGACGATCAGAGACTGGCGGCGCGGGCCGTGTCTGCGCTGAGCGCCTGCACTTCCTCCACTGATCGAGAGGACGATCAAACGTGCACTGGCACACTCGATTTCGGCTCTCCCCGAGCTGAGCCGCTTGGATCGAATAAACGTTTCGACGCCGTGCTGCGCGAGGTGGCGAAAGGTGCGGATGGAGCCACGCTGATCGAGATATAACCCGTGCGGCCGGTTGGACTGATGGATGGGAGCGGTTGGTGGAGGTGCGTGCGTCCACCGAAGTGGCCGACCTCGACAAGAACGCGAACACTCTAGGCCAGTGTTGGAAGCATCTCCCCACAATCGATTACCGGGAAGGACCGGAGCAGGGCTACTGCGTATTCGTCGACAAAGGCAACCCGGTGCAGGTCGTCTCTTGGAGCGGCGATCGGAAGCCCCTCGAAGTACGAGACCGCGGAGCACTGACCGCCGAATCGGTGCTGGTGCCTCGGTCAGGGTACGACAGACTGGAGCCGGCAACATAGGAGCCCATGTTGGTGAGGTTATTCGGCTGCGCGGTCGAATTCAGTTTCAATGTCTGAGCCTTCGATCATCGGTCTGATGGTGTTCAGCTACACCACCTATCGCATCCTCCTGTTCGTAACCGCCTGGGCCACAATAGCTTTGGAGTACGAGCCCGAAGCCGAAATCCCCCCACCTGACCCCGCCGTAAATCAAGCCCCGCATGAGTACGCCCGGCCTTTCGATGAGTACCAGCGCGGCCTACTTCGGTGCGGGTGCTCTTGCGGCGCTGGTGCTTTCGGGGTCGCGGCGACGCTGAGCGCGGTCGCTGGCAGCGAACGACCGGTCAGTCGTTGATATCGTCGGATTCGTAGTTGATGGCCAGGTCGGATGGGCGGGACGGCCATTCCGGTGTGGTGAGTATCCGTCCCGTCCACGGATCTATTCTGAGCACCGGATACTCCGTTTGACTCGACAGCCCATCACGAGTCCACAGCAGAGAGGATTCGGAGTAAACCGCCGCCGGCGATCTCGCCGGTAGATCAGCGAGAAGCAAGAGCCATCCGTTTCGGAGGGCAATTCTGGCGCCACCGGATTTGAAGAATACTGGCGAGAGTATTTCGGATTCTAGAATTCTTTTTGCCTCCTCCCTCGGCCAATGGGGTAATTCGTGACGGTCGGGTGAGTCCTCCTTGCTGGTTCGCAAGGATAATTCGGCGTCATAGCCGATGACTACTTTGAAGCCTGTGTCGATAATGAGATCGACTTGGCCTGGGTACCATTCGCTAGCGACGATACGGCTTCCCCTCAGCGGTAGGATAATCCATCTATCCTCGTGTTCTATGATTTCTCGCCGCATTCCTTCGCCTCCCGTCAGCGTTCCAGTGCATCATGGATATTTCCGATGCTGTCTTCGGAAGGGCTGCCGTCTGGTTTCTGTACGTGGACCTCACCGGTATCGAGATCGACGATTACGTCAGGGTTTCGATTGTTTCCGTCACCGCGCCAAGCGCCTTGTGCTTTGATCTTATGGATGGCATCCTTCACTTCCTTCGGTGAAACCCCGTACTCGCTGGCGATCTTATTCACCTTCGATGTGTATGAGTTCGTAGTAAACGCGCCACCAGCGGTATTGTGCCCGTTGATGTCGTCCGAGTCCGGATCATCGATGGTCGATGTCATGCCGATGATGGCGGCGAGGCCGGCGATGGCCTTGTCGAGGTCGATGGTGGGTAGTGCGTGGAAGGCGTCGATGGTGCCGACGGCGCCGGCGGCGAGGCTGCTGAGGCCGATGATTCGGACCATTTGGCTGGCGCGGTAAGAGGTTTGGATCGCGTTGATCGTGAGGGCAACGTCGGCGTCGATCGCGGCGGCTGCGGCGACGGCGGAGGAGCCGAGGCTGAACAGGAATGCGACTCCGGCGGTGATGGCGATCAGGCTGATGGACAATTCCAGTGCGTTGATGGCTGTGGTGTTGTCGTTGCCGAGGGCGACCGTCGCGTTCTTGTAGTCGCCGACGGGTCCGGCCATGTTCTGGGCGGCGGTGCTGACGGTGTCGGCGCTGGTTTTCAGGGTGGTGAAGTGGTCTTGGAGTAGTTGCCGATTGGTGAGGTCGTCCATGCCGTCGAACAGGGCCGAGATGGCGGCGATGCGGGCGGCGGCGCCGGTGATGGTGTCGTGGTTGGCGAAGGTGTTCCAGGTGGTGTGGGCTTTGTCGAGTTTGGTGTGGTCGCCGTTGGGGAGTTTGCCGAAGGCGGCGAGGACTTTGGCGATGAGTTTGTCCAGGAACTCTTTGAGGCCGCCGTGGTCGGTGAAGCCGATTCCGTTGTCGCCCACCGAGGACGGGAAGCTGACCTTGTACTCGCCGACCTGGCCTACGTCGGGTCGTGGTGGGGCGGGGTTGCTCTTGTTGGCGGTGCCGTAGTTGTAGCCCATGGCGTACAGCACGGCGCCGTAGTTGGTGAGGGCGTTGGCCAGGCTGGAGCAGGCCTGCATGGTCTGCCGGGCAGCTTTGTCGTAGGTCTCACCCCATTCTTTGCAGCCGGGGGCGTCGCCGGCCATCCCGACGCATTCGCCTTTGACCGCATCGTGGACCGGTTTGTCGGCCTTGCGGAGATCGCCGGCGAGATCGTGGCATTTCTTGGCGGCGTCGTAGTAGATCTGCCAGTCGACGATCATGCCTGCCCCGACTGCAGCATGCGTCGGTTGACGTCGATGGCGCGGGTATAGCGGCCATGCGCTTTCTGTGCGGCATCGCTTATGGCGGCGACGCCTTCGGCGAATTCCCGTGCGGCCGTGACCCATTGGCTGTGGGCGTCGGCGTAAGCGCTGGCTGCGGCGGATTCCCAGCT
Protein-coding sequences here:
- a CDS encoding TetR/AcrR family transcriptional regulator; translated protein: MTASRSGSAKGGGRATGGRASRDESARSDGRATGGRASGNESARGSGRATGGSARSKSAGSGGTAKRTYGGVSADERRAQRRAALLDAALEIIGTQGITKLTVSGLCAQAGLNERYYYESFDSRDAVLAALIDRIAEELAGAIIGALQTAPADTRAKAHAAISAGLHLLTDDPRKAHVALVAGMATPELRARTNQTVRVFARIVAAEGIDFYGITDPNPDPTIDFRATYLVGGLVQTLTAWLQHDLPLTRDELIDHTTDVFVLLGEDLARRLT
- a CDS encoding oxygenase MpaB family protein — encoded protein: MSQPGYFADNSMARRVMSKRAVGLTYGQRALVIGAVNPLLYVGTAENTEHRMTPYSRLALTGKLFEAVFLGSKDEADRALAFTAKKHTKVVGELPEDAGRHHPAGTGYSAFDPHLMYMTMAFAFDSAEVMHDLLVRPLTGGEREGLYQDYVRWGELFGMPREAAPGSYPLFRKSFDDYLASDELFLTDEARLVGSYLAGQRTPYPQRGPMRQVVDAFYLLVQGSLPPRIRDMYGMRWGLPEQIAFRALAQGVRTAHIAPPLVPPVLRGTLAGPSAPVYKLLSKRERELHSTGRPSMPGVDPRNWAARNSA
- the trpS gene encoding tryptophan--tRNA ligase; protein product: MSSPAQTNPAAERKQRVLSGIQPTSASFHLGNYLGALQYWVTMQDDYDALYFIPDMHAITVSQDPKELRRRTKAAAAQLLALGIDPKRSTLFVQSQVPEHAELTWVLSCITGFGEASRMTQFKDKSVKQGAENASVGLFTYPVLMAADILLYRAHQVPVGEDQRQHLELTRNLAQRFNTRFKKTFVVPEAHIVKGTAKIYDLQDPTSKMSKSASTDAGLINLLDDPKITAKKIRSAVTDTEREIRYDPENKAGVSNLLVILTSLSGTPIVTLERDYAGKGYGDLKSDVADALVEFVTPLRAKVEEYLSDQGELDRILDAGAERAREIAGNTLAQVYDRVGFLAR
- the yhjD gene encoding inner membrane protein YhjD, encoding MQVIDNIKAALERRIQSRPWLDHLIRAGGNYQRQRGDYYAAGITYFTVLSLFPLLMVAFAIAGSVLSGDPEMLTELRNKIIENIPGSLGGQLNDLIDQAVRSRGAVGTLGLLVGVYTGLGWMANLRAALTEQWEQKTPEGNWFLSKLSDLGALIGLGLAFVASIGLSTLASSTLGARLLITFRLSELPGARLILVLISILLGFLASWAVFVWMIARLPREPVTLRSAARAAALAAVVFEIFKYVASFYLQMVLHSPAGAVFGSIIGLMVFSYTTYRILLFATAWAATASENEIEAEIPPPAPAVIKPRMGAPGLSMGTGAAYFGVGALAAFVLSGLRRR
- a CDS encoding WXG100 family type VII secretion target; its protein translation is MSWVPPTKTQIRSWTFDALTSQAGEWGQGAQKITEQRTVVSQQLADSPGFWRGGAGDSMRWKGDEAKSSLSKVVSAFDNAQQSTSQIIASLSFAKSAAVNVIHDAEDARFTVAEDGTVSFSEDVLAWIAQENDIRSPIIARMVVTRVANQYEDKIKKCLREAGDAAGAAREAIEKVFADVPVPLGSDLETIVTSYQVDDGDKRYVMWPDTDKIAQWKKWSLGTIDIEPKQVTAAEAEMLNNLSLWDQWQFKQISEKAQEEAEKAFPPVQMLDAAGNPVFDKDGKPVMNNQDNHTDAFRHAYWNALLTREFGEDWTKEYTSKHEMRDDNRSVREAMDLYNNEVGRKIAVDNPTKNGYSPFGSDLSDVVKEAVLRGDTVLIDKNMNLNWTNQVKIGEAVNSAAFDDQPDRRLPGAPVAEK
- a CDS encoding YbaB/EbfC family nucleoid-associated protein, whose translation is MQLYPNNGDIDPITNQMDAVQRALMTDRSTASRYGVAVDVLADGTLQAVRIDESVTPFGAELGNLITELVHEALDQARGNVRERLAELSADPRMAAAVETLGLAAERPYPVPSEPTARHEPSDDELTEEELIEQNQRRNQSYW
- a CDS encoding WXG100 family type VII secretion target; this translates as MSSQFSVDLDQLDRIVSRLNGLAGFLHDHLDELDHKVAALHSGSWESAAASAYADAHSQWVTAAREFAEGVAAISDAAQKAHGRYTRAIDVNRRMLQSGQA